GCGATTGGTCGTGGATGCAGTGATGCTTAAATTGCCCGTATTCGGGATTCTATTGCGCAAAGTGGCGGTCGCCAAATTTACGCGTACCATGGGGACCATGCTGGGCAGCGGTGTGGCCATTCTGGACGCATTGGATATCGTCGCAAAAACGTCGGGCAATAAAGTAGTTGAGAATGCCATTTATTCGGTTCGGACCGGGATTGCCGAAGGTCGCACAATGGCCGATCCGTTGCAGGCCAGCGGGGTTTTTCCTGCCATGGTGTGCCAGATGATCGCCGTTGGTGAATCCACCGGTGCTTTGGATGCCATGTTGGAGAAAATTGCTGATTTTTATGATGAAGAGGTCGACCAGGCTGTTGAAAATCTGACTGCCATGATCGAGCCGATGATGATTGTGTTTCTGGGGGTCGTCATCGGTGGTTTGATTGTAGCTATGTATCTCCCAATCTTCAAGATGGCAGGCGCAGTCGGAGGGTAATCTTCTTCTGTTTAGTTTCACCAAAAATGAGTCGGCACTCCCGAAGATCAAGGTGAAAGTAATTCATCAAGATTTTGGCGGAACATGGTAAAGTTCCAAAAGGGATCGGGTTTAACTTCTTCATAAATGGATCTATATTTTTTTGGTTCAATTTCAATCAGCTAACTCGCCAAGTAAAGCGATTAGCGTTCATATTCATCCAAAGCTTCGATGGCTGATGCTCGCGCGGGTGCTGTTCACCGCATTGCTTCTGGGCGCAACCATCATTTTTCAGTCCCGACTTGGCAGCACGACCAATCCCTTGGTAGGGCTGATTTATGTCCTCATTGCCGCGATTTTCGTGCTCTCCCTGATATATGCGGCGTTATTCCCGAAGATCACACGACATGAACTGTTCGCTTTCATTCAAATTGCGATCGACTCTTTTATAGTATCGCTTATCGTCTTGATTACTGGCGGATTTTTCAGCTTGTTCACTTTTCTTTACCTGGTGGTCATTATTTATGCCAGCATGATCCTTTATCTGCGAGGGGGCCTATTGATCGCTATCTTCAGCAGTATTCAATATGCTGCTCTTGTCATAGCACAATTTACAGAGGTAGCCCCCTGCCTCGCAGCCGTGGCAGATGGTTCGCCGGGTCGCTTGGATGGCCTTTATGTCACCTATAAAATTTTGATCACGACCGCTGCCGGTTTCGCAGTCGCAGTTTTGAGTGGAATGTTGACCGAACAAAACCGCAAAACACAAAAAGAGCTGACAACCATGGAAGCCCATCTAAAACGGGTTGAGAAGATGGCGTACATGGGAGAGATGGCAGCCGGCTTGGCCCATGAGATCAAAAATCCGTTGGCATCTCTGGTGGGTTCAATCCAAATTCTCAAGGAGGATTTGAGATATAATCCCGACCACGAACGCCTGATGGACATCGTACTGCGTGAGACTGACAGGTTGGGAACCCTGGTCAACGATTTTTTGTTTTTTGCCAGACCGCCTGCAGGAAAACCTGAGATCCTGGACCTGGAGGAGGCCATATGCGATATCGTACAACTCTTTGAAAAGGACACTCACCACGCCAGGCATGTCGAGATCAAGCAGACCCTATCCCCCGGTATCCGGGTGCTGATGGATTCCGCTCACCTGCGTCAAATTATATGGAATTTGTTGTTGAATGCGGCTGAAGCCGTATCGGAGGATGGTCGGATCGAAATTCACGCCGTGGCCATCAAGAACAACGAGGTGAGCGTCCACGTCATCGACAATGGATGCGGTATCGCGGACAATGTGATACAGACCATTTTCGATCCTTTTTTCACAACCAAATCTGAAGGGACTGGGCTGGGGCTGTCTATTGTCCATCGTATCCTGGAAGCCTATGACAGCCGTCTTCAGGTTCAGTCGGAACTTGGTAAGGGCACAACTTTCTCCTTTACGCTAAAACGATCCGGCAAGGTCCATTGACCTCATTAACAGAACCCACCTGGACGTGACCTGAAGGACCGTAACCGGGTCCATTCTTCCGACTTCTTC
This Desulfatitalea tepidiphila DNA region includes the following protein-coding sequences:
- a CDS encoding two-component system sensor histidine kinase NtrB, which codes for MVQFQSANSPSKAISVHIHPKLRWLMLARVLFTALLLGATIIFQSRLGSTTNPLVGLIYVLIAAIFVLSLIYAALFPKITRHELFAFIQIAIDSFIVSLIVLITGGFFSLFTFLYLVVIIYASMILYLRGGLLIAIFSSIQYAALVIAQFTEVAPCLAAVADGSPGRLDGLYVTYKILITTAAGFAVAVLSGMLTEQNRKTQKELTTMEAHLKRVEKMAYMGEMAAGLAHEIKNPLASLVGSIQILKEDLRYNPDHERLMDIVLRETDRLGTLVNDFLFFARPPAGKPEILDLEEAICDIVQLFEKDTHHARHVEIKQTLSPGIRVLMDSAHLRQIIWNLLLNAAEAVSEDGRIEIHAVAIKNNEVSVHVIDNGCGIADNVIQTIFDPFFTTKSEGTGLGLSIVHRILEAYDSRLQVQSELGKGTTFSFTLKRSGKVH
- a CDS encoding type II secretion system F family protein codes for the protein MIAISEFVKSKIHYIIGAVILFALAFRQYYKTSKGRLVVDAVMLKLPVFGILLRKVAVAKFTRTMGTMLGSGVAILDALDIVAKTSGNKVVENAIYSVRTGIAEGRTMADPLQASGVFPAMVCQMIAVGESTGALDAMLEKIADFYDEEVDQAVENLTAMIEPMMIVFLGVVIGGLIVAMYLPIFKMAGAVGG